DNA sequence from the Coffea eugenioides isolate CCC68of chromosome 9, Ceug_1.0, whole genome shotgun sequence genome:
ACATAACCCAGTAAACCACCTCCAAACAAAGCAGGAGCAGTAGAAGGAGTAGAAATGAGTTTAAAAAAGTTGTAGAACTGCAATACCAGAAGATTAGtatcagaagaagaagaatgtgCTGTGCATATACTCCTAAGAATTAACTAAAACGGGCAGACTTGGAAGAAAGGCCCGAGTTTAAGACTGCTTATCAGACACGTGTAGCCCAAGGCAAGCATAAAATGgatttgcatttcttttcaaacattttTCTGTTATCTGTACTCATTAGAACATGATGTACCGTATTCTCCAGTTATCTCGGATAAATTCAGTCAAAATATTCACTCCATACAGACAAAATATCAACTAAAGCTCAAGAAACCTCCAGTGAGAGCTGAAAGAGTAAATTGGAGCACTTTAAGACAACCACCATCCAAAATGGCAGAAAATCAGACACTGAAACCAGACTCGAACTTCTTGTTTAGACAGTTTCAATAGGTGAAAGTTCATTATGTACTGGTCAGTACCAGTCTAAGCAACTACATTTTCAACATATTCAATGGAATGTCACAAGCAAATTTTTCTCCCTCCATGCATCTTACTCCTTGAAGACAACAAATATTCATGTCCAGTGCCTCTTAGATGTCATTGCTAACCCAGTAGCTACTAAATTGTATTTCTAGAATTATGGAGCAGATAACATCTTGCCCGCTCCCTCCCTCTCCCATGGGGCATGAATCTGGTGGCCACCAGCCCGATGTCATCCTCAACCTAAATGCTAGCAAGGGAAGAACTTTGATGCAATGGCTACTCACTTAGGAATAGTACAGAAATCAGCTGCTAGCAGTATGTCACAGTCAAAAACAAGTCTCACAGTTTGTTGAGATTCCTATGAAAATTTCATATCCCTGACCTGGAATCCTTTTCAGTCACATGTATCTTTTATGCACTTTTAGTAAATGTGTCAAAAACATTGCATGATTACATGACCTGACTTGGTCAATTGAACATTTGTCTGAAAGACATGCGAGGATCCCAGTAACTACCAAATAGCCTTACTATGAATATTGTAAAGCATAGCACGAGTTATTAGTAACGGGAAGGGAGTGAAGAAAGAAAATACAGGCTTTATACAGTATGAATAGAAAACGAAACGCTGCAGAAGGAAACATACAGGGAAGCACAGCACAGCAGTTGCAGCAGGAGGGAAGACAAGGCGCAGACCATCCATGGGGTGCTTATGATGGCAACCATGAAGAAGATAATGCATGGTATTTCCCCTACAACAAGATTTTACATATTTCATTAcatagagaagaaaaaaaacacaaatACAAATAACACCGACAAGAAAGATGACAAACAATTAACATGCCTACACACATAGCAATGACTAACCAATAACTTTTTGTCTTGATGTGGAAAAGGAAACGATGTAGAGTGTATTCTAGCAAAGTCCATACACCGATTCCAGTTACCACCGTCAGAGCTATTTGAGGAAGTGTATGACCCATCACAATTGACTTTGAAACAAACCAACATACAACTGGGAGCCAAACAAGGGGGATTACCCACCATTCTGTGCGGGTTAAAAACTATTTCAAGTAAAAATGAAATCAACATCAGCTCTGTGAAGCATGACTTGATAAAATACATATAATAATTATTCAAGTGTCAATCTAAATGAATAATCATATTATCAAATTCACCAGAGAGTATACCTCCCAAAAGTCACTTCCAAAAAATCGGGGACCTTCCTTGCTAACTATAGGCTGGTGAACCCACTCCTGATAAGATTCTCCAAGATGACCTACCTGTGTAAGATTTCAAAGAATTTCATAAAGCAAATTCAAAAAGTTAAAGTATGGTTTAATTGACTTAAACAAATATATCTCTTATGTGGAACAGCAGCACTAGTATCCATCAGCTAGAAAAGGTTACAAGTCAAAAAGGAAAACATGTTCTGCTGCATGTTAGTAAAACAATAGAATTGGTCTATTATAAGGCAAAATGCCATCTTGCCCAGTTCAACAAACTTTTTATGCCTAGTTTTGTTTGTCCTTTTCACGGCTTGGGggggttttatttgttttgtgggtggtgggggggggggggggcgaaGAAAAATGCAGGACTTAGACCTGTTGATGTTTTCATTTCTCTACCTTATAGTTTCCTCTTTGAACTGAGAATAGAAAGATAAACATGGCTGCATCACTAAATTTAGAGCATAAAAATACAATGCAACTGGCAGGCTATGATATTGCTAACAACAGTTTATTTAAGTACTCACTGCATGGGAAGGACAAAATTAAGGGATGCCATTAACTCAACTTTTGCTTCTATTCACCATAGGAATCTGTCATTTCTAGTGACTGCAAGACACTGAACTAATTACAAGGACTCTAGCATGGGTGTCACGTCTGGGTGCTCCTCTAGGTATCAGATTCATAAACTTTCTAGAATTTGGGATACTGGGACCGCCAAAGAGTCAGGTTTATCTGGATATAGTAGAGAagatatacatatacatatacttatacatatacatatacatatacatacatacatacatacaaattatattataatatataatattatatatataatatacatatattatattttttggcTAATAGTGTACTTTATTGAATCTCTTCTGAATGATAACTAGTGAGAGGAGGAAAAGTTTCAGAGAAAAGGCAAGGGTGGACCACAGACATATGATTTAAGGTATTAGGCTACTCATGGAGTGTGTTATTTGCTTGACTATCAAGTAGTGGAGAAGACAATGAAATTGGTATAGTAtataaaatcaataaaagtaCTTGTGATATATTCAACATCATTGTCATGTGAGCCAATGAGGTTACTCTCAACTTTCTGATACATATTCAATTGCTTATCTTTTATCTTTTGAAATTGAAGTCTTCTCATCTCTCTCACATCTACTACTCCTTGCTTACCCTTTCCCTTTCTTTAATACGCTTTGATTTCAGTGAATCTCTGAAACAAAACCACCATATCCTCTCATCTCCCTCTCCTGCAAGTTCCGATCTTCTTCCCATTCATCTCACACCTGATCGAATTCAGAGCTACCAAGCAGCCAACCCAAAAGCCAAGTATCAATTTATTTTGACCATGTTTGACACGGATATTACACCTGCACCCTTCACTTGTTACACCGACACTGGTGTTCCAGGGATGAGTTAAGAGTCTGTAAATATAATTCATAATTCCTAGAAGAATAATAGCTTGGCATGCAAAGATTTCAACTCTGTATTCAGACTAAAGCATTAAGACCAAAGATATTGTAAGTGAAAGATAAAAAGAATTAGGAGTTTTCACCTGGAAGACAAGAGGTTTGTTTAAATCAACTGTGAAACCCTGAGCCACCATCTTGGCACCAAACTATAAATGGTGTGACATAtcaaaggaaatgaaagaaTGATTAGGCAGATACAAATAGGATCAAAACCTAGTGAAAGAATTTACACATGATGAAAAATTTAGAATAGCTTTTAGAACCAAGCTGAAGCAATGAAACACGAACATGAACCGATCATGAATGACAATAATTGAATTGTCACAACTTGATTTAAGAATTTCACACGAGCAACATACTACCATCAGGCCTCAAAACTATACAAAGGCAAGCAAAGCAAAGGACACAACACAACTTTATGGAGGAAACAATTCCATTTTATGATGTTCCCTACTCTTCCAATCTGCATCTCCATCCTTTATTCCAAGAACTCCAAACGTATTAATCCTAGGCAAATGACCCAAGTAGCCAATTTAGTCGAAGTAATAGGAGGGAAAAATGTACCACTCGAGTGCAGAGGAACTTGATTAAAATGGTACACAAGATCAATTTAACATAAAATAAGTAAGAATAGCAGTTATGGTCCGGCCACAAACCCAACTCGTTACGCCAAATTGAATAGAACATTAGGACTACAGCATGGAGCTAGACCCTTTGGTACAAGTAAAAACACACAATACCAAAATTTGACATGAGCAAAGGACATAAAGAACACAAGGGAACTCACATTTGCTTGGTATACTGTCATTTTGGAATGCAAGCTATTTcacattttttgtaaaacaatACTAACCGAATTTAGCAGATAACAGAATGATTAGGGATCTTAACCGAATATCTAGTAAAAAAATCCTGCACAGTGTCAAGTAGATCTTAACATACATATATTGATCTTGAAGAAATGCCTTTTTGCATATTGAAACATAATATTGGACACCATCTACTAAACTAACTAGCAACAGATAACAAGAAACACCAAATAGCCAATTAGCTTTGGCTTTCTCCTTGAAACTTTCCAAGAACCATTTTTTTCCCATACTGAAACCACCCTTCAATTCTGATTAAACACATAAGATAGCATCCATCCCAAATGCTGTAAAAGTTGGGTCTTTTTCCAAGCttttaaatccaacccaaaatgCAGGTTACCAATTAGATCAAAACCCAAAAAGGGTTCTCATTATATCACCATTACAACAGATCTACCAACCAAACAATCAATCAAAAACTTCAACTTCTCCCCAAAAGTTCAGAACAAGTAAAAACGAAGATGAAACAATGATAAACAAGCACCGACCCAGAACAATGCAGGCCTGATCGGTGAAGTCCACAAAGGAATTGGACCCGTTCAGGAAGAGGAAAACTGCTATCCGCAATAGCAATtgcaacagcagcagcagcagaagGCAGGTGTCTTTGCTGCCACCCGTTCTAGTATGGTAGCAGTGAAGAGTTAGGGACCATTAGGTGGATAATTTATTACTTAATTTACTAGTATTAGTATCAGTAATAgttatttttttgaatatttggaGAAATTTTTGGGGAAAGGATGGATCTtgaccttagattttgatatcGGCACCTGGAATGGCACCATCAGCCACCGGATTTGCACTTTAGAATCTTGAGATTGACAGCCTGGCAAGGTGATGGAGATACAACTCATACTTGTCTCTGTCCATGTCTTGTTTGTTCCTTGTTGAGAGTCCTGTTCCCGCCggttttcttttgaatttcaagTTTTTTTTGGTACATTTAATTCTAGGGACAATATAAGAAACCTCCCTGAGGCTTTTGACAATTGCACTAGCATTCACTGAATTTtgcaaaattacacaaacctgGTTGAGATTaaggttttgataacaaaattagtccaattaaaaaagtaacattaaaaaatactttaaggaaagagatgaaacttttatttcataaatactccttatgcatatataagttgtattagtaaaagaataaaaataattaaaaatttgaaataattaagaaaaatgactagtttcatccctcacattttataaaaatattcttttcgtccctcgcTTTTAAAATGAAGTGAATTCGTTattgacatttaaaaactaaactatTACATCCCTGTACGCAACTTTCAATCTAAGTCCAATCACCCAACAACCCGATTACAAATTTCAAGGTTATAATTGGTAGATCATTTGGTTAACTCAACTtaatattcatatgaaaattaATGAActcaaaaaaggaaaataaataattataacataaaaaagaaggattaTTCTTTCCTATATTGTCATTGTATATATTGATAGGTCTAAATACCCACCACATCATTTCAATTGAAATTTAAATAACAAACTTGTATGTATGGTATATATCTAGATTCACAAGTATATACACTAACGGTACATGAAAAAATTTACCTAAAAAACaaactctactattccaagacaaaaGAGCGGCCTTTtctattataattttttattttttcattttttggttCAATAAATGTCATGTAAATGTAATGGAGTTGACCAAGTGATCCATCAATACTATCCATGAAATTCGTTACTGGATTATTGAATGGTTTGATTCATATTAGAAAGTTGGGTTCATGAATGCAATAGATTCAATTTTTAAATGTTAGGGATGAATTTGCTTTGTTTTAAAAGTAATGGATAAAACAATATTTtccaaaatgtgagggacgaaaccagttattttttcaaataattaatACACACATTTCACCATTCAAAAAGATCATATTCAATAAATTAGATAACACaaataaacaagaaaactaCACTAATGATCACAAGATTTAGCAAAACAAACTAGTCATCTCTTTTAACGTGATGTTTGCTATAATTCTTGTGTtttttaatagaaaaaattttctaattttgccTTTCTTTCGCCTTTACTTCCACAAAATTACTTTCCAACTGTCACAACTTTAagagtttcaaagaaaataTTCTCATGAACAACCTTCTTTtgtcctatttttttttcttctatcaAAGTCCTTCTTCTCACATTATGTACAGCTGATTTTTGGTCATTGTCAAATTCTATCAATCACAAAATAGGGTCATTAGGTATATCAATTGGTGTTATTTTGTAATTACAAGTCATCGTTCATTATTAAATAATTTCAACagttattttcattaattagttactaatagttaattagtgTTCTAATTACTTAATCGTTAGATACTAGTTTCTAATAAGACATTATGTCTTAAggtaaatgaataatttctccCCATGTGAGGTAAGTAACTAGGCCCACAATTCTAACCAAGAGAGATGAGTGTAATTTTAAAAACCTCAGAGGACACcaatgaaattgtcagaaacctcgaTGGAGGTTTCTGAAAGTatcccaaaaagaaaaggaaagagaaagaaaagaaaaatgtccTTGGAACAACTTGAGGAAATGATCATTTTAgtctttcaaatttttttattagtgCCTTTTTGTTTTGGAAAGATTTCATATGGCAATAGAGTCGTAAGAGAATCAAGTAGGACACGAAATTAAAGTTTAAGGATTAaattgacaaaataaaaatcGAGAAACTAAATTGGCTTTAGTAAAACAGGTGAAAGACTAAGGAGccatttggattgctattttttagaGTTTTGTAAAAAAATGTACTGTATCGATTTGATATATGAGgtaaaatggtgattttttgtaTTGGAAGTTATTTGAAACAAGTTTTTTTGTATTATTTGCCGTAACATTTTTTGTCTTATTATGTATGAGATGTAAACGTGATTTTGAAGATAACAAGTGGTTTGAAAATATGTTTAAGGAATAAtacaaaaaattataaataatgAGTAATCCAATCATAATTTTCTTGTTCATCCTACTAAGAGTTTAGCACTCAATCTCCACTTAGCTCAGATTACATTCCTTCTCCAAAAAAATGTGCTTTATGATATGATATAtataagacaaaaaaaaattctgaaaagATAGAGATATGAATGGTGCCTTGTTAGTGAACAATCCAAAATATGTAACAAATAACAAGCAAGCATATATACAGATGTGTTAATAATTTGGGTTATTACGTTTACCACCCTTGAGGTTTGGTCAAACTACTAAATAAACCTCAAAATTTAGCCAAATAACAACCAAACCCTTTGAATGAAAAGATGTATCAAAATACCCTGATGTCTTTCACCATTAAAAATGGTGTTAATCAGAGTTCAAAAATGCCCATGTACATCGAATCTATTCTAAAGCAACAAGATATAGTTTATCAAATGTCCTAATTTGCTCAACAAATTTTTTGACTGAAAATCTTAGAAATGGGTTTAGAG
Encoded proteins:
- the LOC113782868 gene encoding dihydroceramide fatty acyl 2-hydroxylase FAH1-like isoform X1, producing MGRRSELAGEGDERIWWFCFRDSLKSKRIKERERVGHLGESYQEWVHQPIVSKEGPRFFGSDFWEFLTRTEWWVIPLVWLPVVCWFVSKSIVMGHTLPQIALTVVTGIGVWTLLEYTLHRFLFHIKTKSYWGNTMHYLLHGCHHKHPMDGLRLVFPPAATAVLCFPFYNFFKLISTPSTAPALFGGGLLGYVMYDVTHYYLHHGQPTSEVPKNLKKYHLNHHFRIQNKGFGITSSLWDKVFGTVPTSMPAEKSR
- the LOC113782868 gene encoding dihydroceramide fatty acyl 2-hydroxylase FAH1-like isoform X2, with protein sequence MVAQGFTVDLNKPLVFQVGHLGESYQEWVHQPIVSKEGPRFFGSDFWEFLTRTEWWVIPLVWLPVVCWFVSKSIVMGHTLPQIALTVVTGIGVWTLLEYTLHRFLFHIKTKSYWGNTMHYLLHGCHHKHPMDGLRLVFPPAATAVLCFPFYNFFKLISTPSTAPALFGGGLLGYVMYDVTHYYLHHGQPTSEVPKNLKKYHLNHHFRIQNKGFGITSSLWDKVFGTVPTSMPAEKSR